One Roseimaritima multifibrata DNA window includes the following coding sequences:
- a CDS encoding pilus assembly FimT family protein produces the protein MIRNLIPTNVGRSYRLANRTSVMRRSGLTLIELLIVIAILSLLAAISLPSIRDIIREQKTSRTASLIQAYINGARARAIGEGRSFGVVIERASTESPIGRAYSIRVSQAYVPPPYKGTGVAAVAAGGTLTVTDDLVYAAQQQILNGHVNPVIGPGDMVGIGATPRFFPITGISAGPIALSSSISVLAPHAAEIVAQFPVGTTLPFTIIRKPRRSFTAPLELPEGTAIDLVYSGIGLNGDQFSPLAIDDARGLGNRYGTTPYSPLSTTPFAGGVLDFQPVTIMFNATGGVNEVRSGAPSGATAVVVANQIPTSNIYLMLGKIGGVFPEAPFYVDKADQANLTDFESAWIVINRQTGEVALSPISAFSMGAAGNILDSNTGVEFAAASAPLQTKIQAALQLSRKEAAENRAVNQ, from the coding sequence ATGATCCGGAATCTAATACCGACGAACGTCGGACGATCCTACCGGTTGGCGAATCGCACCTCGGTGATGCGGCGCAGCGGTTTGACTTTGATTGAATTGTTGATCGTGATTGCGATCCTTTCACTCCTGGCAGCCATTTCGCTTCCCAGCATTCGCGACATCATTCGCGAACAGAAAACGAGCCGCACGGCTAGCTTGATTCAGGCTTACATCAATGGAGCACGAGCTCGCGCGATTGGTGAAGGACGTTCGTTTGGTGTCGTGATCGAACGCGCCAGTACCGAATCACCGATCGGACGTGCTTATTCGATTAGAGTTTCGCAGGCTTACGTTCCACCACCATACAAGGGAACAGGCGTTGCGGCGGTCGCTGCGGGAGGAACTCTGACCGTCACGGATGACCTGGTGTATGCAGCTCAGCAACAGATTCTAAACGGTCACGTCAACCCAGTGATTGGGCCAGGAGACATGGTTGGGATCGGTGCCACTCCACGGTTCTTTCCGATCACTGGGATCTCGGCTGGTCCAATTGCGCTTTCGTCTTCGATTTCTGTTTTAGCACCCCATGCGGCTGAAATAGTCGCTCAATTTCCCGTCGGTACAACGCTTCCCTTTACGATCATTCGCAAACCGCGACGTTCCTTTACCGCTCCTTTAGAACTGCCTGAAGGGACGGCAATCGATTTGGTCTATAGCGGCATCGGCCTGAATGGCGATCAGTTTTCGCCGCTTGCGATCGATGACGCTAGAGGCTTAGGCAACCGTTACGGGACCACTCCTTATAGCCCGCTGTCGACGACTCCGTTTGCAGGGGGAGTGCTTGATTTCCAGCCCGTGACGATCATGTTCAACGCGACAGGTGGAGTTAACGAAGTGCGTTCGGGGGCTCCGAGTGGTGCGACCGCTGTGGTGGTAGCCAACCAAATTCCGACGTCCAATATCTACTTGATGTTGGGCAAGATCGGCGGAGTCTTTCCGGAAGCTCCGTTTTATGTCGATAAAGCAGACCAAGCGAACCTGACCGATTTTGAATCGGCTTGGATTGTGATCAATCGTCAAACCGGCGAAGTTGCTTTGTCGCCAATTTCTGCTTTCAGCATGGGGGCTGCCGGGAACATCCTGGACAGCAATACAGGAGTCGAATTCGCCGCAGCGTCGGCTCCTCTCCAGACCAAAATTCAAGCAGCTCTTCAGTTGTCTCGCAAGGAAGCTGCTGAAAACAGGGCGGTTAACCAATAG
- a CDS encoding type IV pilus modification PilV family protein, whose translation MNKTINTSAPMTAGVVARLSDPQGVGRCEPGVQDRATFVMSTAFSYRGTVARGAGRQRHGVTIVEVLFAIGVILIGLVGVVAIIPVAGRDAGEALRIDAANRIASGVMDELVARDLKSMTGLVYWDNDPLADDYSVSGQVLGTGSVNDVVSLTSPGMRSVSALLEGPTLSISGTATRLKGLDSPGFAYKFQSSGSTPGYRTTRMASFCLDPDFLSKNDPSTSTLGTTRNAYQISRFPYYSEWYSPLTSPTASIDTSSLGLPHPRMFRITASGTGGFTPSLIADVLTHVDSSMMAYRPEDKSLQPSQVLNNLDAAGTTAGSRRTGGRYTWLATISPPIDGSLSYNVTVVVIESRGGTTDIAGAGGTADTNPTSERVLWVTNGISFGSTAQVTVYGSNAIDDSIRAGEWVMLSQQAYNSSGTPSGTMPAVHRWFRVQRVTEVEKGPFGTGDNILPYTSLTDVWRRDVVLEGPSWQFGSVNNGTVTPAALAVADDSYMTVIDGAVSIREATIVIDP comes from the coding sequence ATGAATAAAACAATCAACACTAGTGCGCCGATGACCGCCGGAGTTGTCGCTCGGCTCTCCGACCCGCAGGGCGTTGGTCGCTGCGAGCCAGGTGTGCAGGACCGTGCGACCTTTGTTATGTCGACGGCCTTCAGCTATCGTGGGACTGTGGCACGCGGGGCAGGCCGCCAGCGGCATGGTGTTACGATCGTCGAGGTTTTATTTGCGATCGGTGTGATCCTGATTGGATTGGTAGGCGTCGTCGCGATCATTCCGGTAGCCGGTCGTGATGCGGGGGAAGCCTTGCGAATCGACGCGGCGAATCGTATCGCGTCGGGCGTCATGGACGAATTGGTTGCTCGCGATCTGAAAAGTATGACCGGTTTGGTTTACTGGGATAACGATCCACTGGCGGACGATTATTCGGTCTCTGGGCAAGTCTTGGGAACCGGATCGGTAAACGATGTGGTGTCGCTGACTAGCCCTGGGATGCGGAGCGTTTCGGCTCTGCTGGAAGGCCCAACGCTTTCGATTAGCGGTACGGCCACCCGCCTGAAAGGGCTTGATTCGCCCGGGTTCGCGTACAAATTTCAGTCGTCCGGTTCGACGCCTGGTTATCGCACGACCCGAATGGCATCGTTTTGCTTGGACCCTGATTTCCTCAGCAAGAATGATCCCTCCACAAGCACATTGGGGACGACTCGCAATGCGTACCAAATCTCAAGGTTCCCCTATTACAGCGAGTGGTATTCGCCGTTGACATCGCCGACCGCGTCGATCGATACGTCCAGCCTTGGGTTGCCGCATCCGCGTATGTTCCGGATCACGGCGTCAGGGACCGGTGGGTTTACTCCCTCTTTGATCGCCGATGTTCTGACGCATGTCGATAGCAGCATGATGGCCTATCGTCCTGAGGACAAATCACTGCAGCCGAGCCAAGTGCTGAACAATTTGGATGCTGCCGGGACGACCGCCGGGTCTCGGCGAACCGGGGGACGCTACACATGGTTGGCGACGATTTCGCCGCCGATCGATGGTTCCCTTTCCTACAACGTGACGGTCGTTGTGATTGAATCCCGTGGAGGGACAACCGATATCGCCGGAGCCGGTGGGACCGCGGATACCAATCCGACCAGCGAACGAGTGTTATGGGTAACCAACGGCATTTCGTTTGGCTCGACCGCTCAAGTAACCGTTTACGGTTCGAACGCCATTGACGATTCGATCCGAGCGGGCGAATGGGTGATGCTGTCGCAGCAGGCGTATAACTCATCAGGTACTCCGTCTGGCACCATGCCTGCTGTCCATCGCTGGTTCCGAGTTCAGCGAGTCACCGAGGTTGAAAAAGGACCGTTTGGTACCGGGGATAATATCCTGCCTTACACGTCCTTAACCGATGTCTGGCGGCGTGACGTCGTTCTTGAGGGGCCGAGCTGGCAGTTCGGTAGCGTTAATAACGGCACTGTGACACCGGCAGCCCTAGCCGTTGCGGACGATAGTTATATGACGGTCATCGATGGAGCGGTCAGTATCCGCGAAGCGACCATCGTGATCGATCCATAA